A genomic segment from Variovorax paradoxus B4 encodes:
- a CDS encoding TauD/TfdA dioxygenase family protein: MQVHPVTCAIGAELRQVSLAEASRDAGLAAEIRALLIKHKVLFFRQQELTRAEHVAFARHFGELEDHPVVGSDPEHPGLVRIYKNPDTPVDRYENSWHTDATWREKPPFGCVLRCVECPPVGGDTMWANMALAFENLPAHIRQQIAGLRARHSIEATFGAAMPIEKRLALKAQFPDAEHPVVRTHPDTGEKILFVNGFTTHFTNFHTPANVRYGQDYQPGAAMLLAYLVSQAQIPEYQVRWRWQPGDVTMWDNRSTQHYAVMDYPPCHRKMERAGIVGEAVF, from the coding sequence ATCCAGGTCCACCCCGTGACCTGCGCGATCGGCGCCGAACTGCGCCAGGTGTCGCTGGCCGAGGCCTCGCGCGACGCCGGCCTGGCGGCCGAGATCCGCGCGCTCCTCATCAAGCACAAGGTGCTGTTCTTCCGCCAGCAGGAGCTCACGCGCGCCGAGCATGTCGCCTTCGCCCGCCACTTCGGCGAGCTCGAAGACCACCCGGTGGTCGGCAGCGACCCCGAGCACCCCGGGCTGGTGCGCATCTACAAGAACCCCGACACCCCGGTCGACCGCTACGAGAACAGCTGGCACACCGACGCCACCTGGCGCGAGAAGCCGCCCTTCGGCTGCGTGCTGCGCTGCGTCGAATGCCCGCCGGTGGGCGGCGACACGATGTGGGCCAACATGGCGCTGGCCTTCGAGAATCTGCCCGCGCACATCCGCCAGCAGATCGCCGGGCTGCGCGCACGCCACAGCATCGAGGCCACCTTCGGCGCCGCGATGCCGATCGAGAAGCGCCTGGCGCTGAAGGCCCAGTTCCCCGACGCCGAGCACCCCGTGGTGCGCACGCACCCCGACACGGGCGAGAAGATCCTGTTCGTCAACGGCTTCACGACCCACTTCACCAACTTCCACACGCCGGCCAACGTGCGCTACGGGCAGGACTACCAGCCCGGCGCCGCCATGCTGCTCGCGTACCTCGTGAGCCAGGCCCAGATCCCCGAGTACCAGGTGCGCTGGCGCTGGCAGCCGGGCGACGTGACGATGTGGGACAACCGTTCGACCCAGCACTACGCGGTCATGGACTACCCGCCCTGCCATCGAAAGATGGAACGCGCCGGCATCGTCGGCGAAGCGGTCTTCTGA
- a CDS encoding AraC family transcriptional regulator produces the protein MSSLVRAASLTNYSEVARASGLDPVRMLLDAGLNPSVLDEPDLMIPVESVASLLQSSAARSGNESFGLCMAESRRLSNLGAVGLLVREQPTLRDSLDVLMRYLPLLNGSLSLMIEAFDQVVVIREEVKPGKENRATRQRIELALGVMLRIMRQFLGADWQPRRVCLAHPAPRDLRTHRRVMGPAVEFDHDFNCIVCAKEDLAAPNPSADPAMARYAQQLLDASARPPVEALHDDVRRAVLQLLPSGRCTIEQVSDHVGVVCRTVQRRLADEGQTFSSIVNDVRKELATRHVLESDRPLAEVAALLGFSAPSGLSRWFHAQFGCSAKESRAKRSAGRRRTAALHARD, from the coding sequence ATGTCTTCCTTGGTCCGCGCGGCAAGTCTCACCAACTACAGCGAAGTCGCCCGTGCCAGTGGACTGGACCCGGTGCGCATGCTGCTCGATGCCGGGCTGAACCCGAGCGTGCTGGACGAACCCGACCTGATGATTCCCGTCGAGAGCGTGGCCTCGCTGCTGCAGTCGTCGGCCGCGCGTTCCGGCAACGAGAGCTTCGGCCTGTGCATGGCGGAGTCGCGGCGCCTGTCCAACCTCGGGGCCGTCGGCCTGCTGGTGCGCGAACAACCCACGCTGCGCGATTCGCTCGATGTGCTGATGCGCTACCTGCCGCTGCTGAACGGCTCACTGTCGCTGATGATCGAGGCCTTCGACCAGGTGGTGGTCATCCGCGAGGAAGTGAAGCCCGGCAAGGAAAACCGCGCCACGCGCCAGCGCATCGAGCTCGCGCTGGGCGTGATGCTGCGCATCATGCGGCAGTTCCTCGGCGCCGACTGGCAGCCGCGACGCGTGTGCCTCGCGCACCCGGCGCCGCGCGACCTGCGCACGCACCGCCGGGTGATGGGCCCGGCCGTCGAGTTCGATCACGACTTCAACTGCATCGTCTGCGCCAAGGAAGACCTGGCCGCGCCCAACCCGTCGGCCGACCCGGCCATGGCGCGCTACGCGCAGCAGCTGCTCGATGCCTCGGCCCGGCCGCCCGTCGAAGCCCTGCACGACGACGTGCGGCGCGCGGTACTGCAGCTGTTGCCCAGCGGGCGCTGCACCATCGAGCAGGTGTCGGACCACGTGGGCGTGGTGTGCCGCACGGTCCAGCGCCGGCTCGCCGATGAAGGGCAGACCTTCTCGTCGATCGTCAACGACGTGCGCAAGGAACTCGCCACGCGCCACGTGCTGGAAAGCGACCGTCCGCTGGCCGAGGTGGCGGCGCTGCTCGGCTTCTCCGCGCCCAGCGGGCTGTCGCGCTGGTTCCACGCGCAGTTCGGCTGCAGCGCGAAGGAAAGCCGCGCGAAGCGCAGCGCGGGGCGCCGCCGGACGGCCGCGCTGCATGCTCGGGATTGA
- a CDS encoding RBBP9/YdeN family alpha/beta hydrolase, producing MHMTAPTVLIVPGLRDAVASHWQTLLAARLPRVRAVPPMGREDLDCTARVEAIEREAQAVDGPLIVVAHSGGVVMLAHWAQRTRRPVRGALLATPPDFERPMPEGYPSVEALRAGGWLPVPTGPLPFPSIVVASRDDPLASFERVAQMAQGWGSRLVDLGAVGHLNPASGYGEWPGAQAFLDELAAG from the coding sequence CTGCACATGACCGCTCCCACCGTCCTGATCGTTCCCGGCCTGCGCGACGCCGTCGCCAGCCACTGGCAAACCCTGCTTGCGGCGCGCCTGCCACGCGTGCGCGCGGTGCCGCCGATGGGCCGCGAAGACCTCGACTGCACCGCGCGCGTCGAAGCCATCGAGCGCGAGGCGCAGGCGGTCGACGGCCCGCTGATCGTCGTGGCGCACAGCGGCGGCGTGGTGATGCTGGCGCACTGGGCGCAGCGCACGCGCCGGCCGGTGCGCGGCGCGCTGCTGGCCACGCCGCCCGATTTCGAACGGCCGATGCCCGAGGGCTACCCGAGCGTCGAGGCCTTGCGCGCAGGCGGCTGGCTGCCGGTGCCGACCGGGCCGCTGCCGTTCCCGAGCATCGTGGTGGCCAGCCGCGACGACCCGCTGGCGTCCTTCGAGCGCGTGGCGCAGATGGCGCAGGGCTGGGGCAGCCGGCTGGTCGACCTTGGCGCGGTCGGCCACCTCAACCCCGCTTCGGGCTACGGCGAGTGGCCGGGCGCGCAGGCATTCCTCGACGAACTCGCGGCGGGCTGA
- a CDS encoding quinone oxidoreductase family protein, translating to MVKAIRFHETGGADVLKLEHVEVGEPGPGQARVRHSLIAVNFIDIYFRTGRYPLALPNGLGSDAVGVVEAVGPDVTDIRVGDRVGYLIGPQGAYSQVRVMPADVLIPLPEGISDRTAATLMMKGMTAQYLFRQVYPLQGGETILYHAAAGGVGLIACQWARALGVTMIGTVSTDEKAAIAKANGCAHTIVTSRENIAQRVREITEGKGVPVVYDSVGKDTLEASLDCLQPRGSLVSNGTSSGSVVIDTKLLAAKGSLWLTRPAMVHYIQPRSHMLAMAEELFGHVLAGRIVSEPQQSFALADAVEAHRALEGRKTTGATVLVP from the coding sequence ATGGTCAAAGCCATCCGCTTCCACGAGACCGGCGGCGCCGACGTCCTGAAGCTCGAACACGTCGAGGTCGGCGAACCCGGTCCCGGCCAGGCGCGCGTGCGCCACAGCCTCATTGCCGTCAACTTCATCGACATCTACTTTCGCACCGGGCGCTATCCGCTCGCCCTGCCCAACGGCCTCGGCTCCGACGCCGTGGGCGTGGTGGAGGCCGTGGGCCCGGACGTGACCGACATCCGCGTGGGCGACCGCGTGGGCTATCTCATCGGGCCGCAAGGTGCCTACTCGCAGGTGCGCGTGATGCCGGCCGATGTGCTGATTCCGCTGCCCGAGGGCATCTCCGACCGCACCGCCGCCACGCTCATGATGAAGGGCATGACGGCGCAGTACCTGTTCCGCCAGGTCTATCCGCTCCAGGGCGGCGAGACCATTCTTTATCACGCGGCCGCCGGCGGCGTGGGCCTGATCGCCTGCCAGTGGGCCCGTGCCCTGGGCGTGACGATGATCGGCACGGTCAGCACCGACGAGAAGGCGGCCATCGCCAAGGCCAACGGCTGCGCGCACACGATCGTGACCTCGCGCGAGAACATCGCCCAGCGCGTGCGCGAGATCACCGAGGGCAAGGGCGTGCCGGTGGTCTACGACTCGGTGGGCAAGGACACATTGGAAGCGTCGCTCGACTGCCTGCAGCCGCGCGGCTCGCTGGTGAGCAACGGCACTTCTTCGGGCTCGGTGGTGATCGACACCAAGCTGCTGGCGGCCAAGGGCTCGCTCTGGCTCACGCGCCCGGCGATGGTGCATTACATCCAGCCGCGTTCGCACATGCTGGCCATGGCCGAGGAGCTGTTCGGCCACGTGCTGGCCGGGCGCATCGTGAGCGAACCGCAGCAGAGCTTTGCGCTCGCCGACGCGGTCGAGGCGCACCGCGCGCTCGAAGGCCGCAAGACCACCGGCGCCACCGTGCTCGTGCCCTGA
- a CDS encoding LuxR C-terminal-related transcriptional regulator, producing the protein MATFPSTGATGAPRDLLLKVTPPRVPRHLVSRARLLASADALRDHAVFVVQAPSGFGKTSLLAQWRLEYLGMGMPVAWVSAQNHDDPGRLVQSLALALRVAMGRPAFGRSVLEDDRPGNLGSVTALLSELTQAALDVVLVIDEAERLPPASREALAYLLRNAPPNVRTLIATRPDGRLDIEDLVAYGQCVEIGPALLKFSLDETLQLVHARFGARVDRNTAARLHELTEGWPLGLQLAMTIISRGADAHAALSGMTAAAGELQGELVRLLLVNLDPDDRDFLVRIAVLDLLHPDLCRAVSGAEDAAARLARLNNDTPVFAAAEGGDWLRMHALARDVLRQRFGALDTAEQVAVHARAAQWLAAHDLFDEAAHHALSAGQHQTAYELAERSLYESLMRRGRQAAVLEWLAQMPADELDRRPRLLLAAAWTLASSERHEEAGRFVARILAQPDVGDALRCECALILGSAAVFADDPDRFVELHAPWTEAVPLTDPLLLQSHANRMAYRALLEGEPALARLRQQQAMRGHPGHGIDYIRRWSELVIGLSYAWEGQVLLAEQLLRPAVAGAEAELGRRHRFSCNLAALLAAVAWDRDLPGDAATLLADRLDVLEHSGLPESLLLAYRTAARIAAAEGAEHRALELLTALDAVGAARRLPRLRIASLAEQVRLHAQRHRAQTCRELCERIDAQLADPALPQGPLWRRGVETLRDVARAHAAIATRDWPDALAQLARADDQARQRKQGGLHIELLGLRALAQERCGQPSQALLREAMDLARAYGLQRVFSDAHPDLGAWVGTLAAESAQPEITVASAAAPPPALPATHGAVLTPKEGEVLSLLARNLSNKEIGRAMQVGETTIKWHVKNLFAKLDAGTRTQVVQRARILGLLGPER; encoded by the coding sequence TTGGCCACCTTCCCGTCGACCGGTGCGACCGGCGCCCCCCGCGACCTGCTGCTCAAGGTGACGCCGCCGCGCGTGCCGCGCCACCTGGTGTCGCGCGCCCGGCTGCTGGCCAGCGCCGATGCGCTGCGCGACCACGCGGTGTTCGTGGTGCAGGCACCGTCGGGCTTCGGCAAGACCTCGCTGCTGGCGCAGTGGCGGCTGGAGTACCTGGGCATGGGCATGCCGGTCGCCTGGGTCTCGGCGCAGAACCACGACGATCCGGGCCGGCTGGTTCAGAGCCTGGCGCTGGCGCTGCGCGTTGCCATGGGGCGCCCTGCCTTCGGCCGCAGCGTGCTCGAGGACGACCGGCCCGGCAACCTCGGGAGCGTCACGGCCCTGCTGTCCGAGCTGACGCAGGCGGCGCTGGATGTGGTGCTGGTCATCGACGAGGCCGAGCGGCTGCCGCCGGCCTCGCGCGAGGCGCTGGCCTACCTGCTGCGCAACGCACCGCCCAACGTGCGCACGCTGATCGCCACGCGCCCCGACGGCCGGCTCGACATCGAGGACCTCGTGGCCTACGGGCAGTGCGTGGAGATCGGTCCGGCGCTGCTGAAGTTCAGCCTCGACGAAACCCTGCAGCTCGTGCACGCCCGCTTCGGCGCGCGCGTCGACCGCAACACGGCCGCCCGGCTGCACGAGCTGACGGAAGGCTGGCCGCTGGGCCTGCAGCTGGCGATGACGATCATCTCGCGCGGCGCCGATGCCCACGCTGCCCTCTCCGGCATGACGGCGGCGGCCGGCGAACTGCAGGGCGAGCTGGTGCGGCTGCTGCTGGTCAACCTGGACCCGGACGATCGCGATTTCCTGGTGCGCATCGCCGTGCTCGACCTGCTGCATCCGGATCTGTGCCGGGCCGTGTCCGGTGCCGAAGACGCCGCGGCGCGGCTGGCGCGGCTGAACAACGACACGCCGGTGTTCGCCGCAGCAGAAGGAGGCGACTGGCTGCGCATGCATGCGCTGGCGCGCGACGTGCTGCGCCAGCGCTTCGGCGCGCTGGACACCGCCGAGCAGGTCGCGGTGCATGCGCGCGCGGCGCAGTGGCTGGCGGCACACGACCTGTTCGACGAGGCGGCGCACCATGCGCTGAGCGCGGGCCAGCACCAGACGGCCTACGAGCTGGCGGAGCGCAGCCTGTACGAGTCCCTCATGCGGCGCGGCCGGCAGGCGGCCGTGCTCGAATGGCTCGCGCAGATGCCCGCCGACGAACTCGACCGGCGCCCGCGCCTGCTGCTGGCAGCGGCGTGGACGCTCGCGTCGAGCGAGCGGCACGAGGAGGCCGGCCGCTTCGTGGCACGCATCCTGGCGCAGCCCGACGTCGGCGATGCCCTGCGCTGCGAATGCGCGCTGATCCTCGGCAGCGCCGCCGTGTTCGCGGACGACCCCGACCGTTTCGTCGAACTGCACGCGCCGTGGACCGAGGCCGTGCCGCTGACAGACCCGCTGCTGCTGCAGTCGCACGCCAACCGCATGGCCTACCGCGCGCTGCTCGAAGGCGAACCGGCGCTGGCGCGCCTGCGCCAGCAGCAGGCCATGCGCGGGCACCCGGGTCACGGCATCGACTACATCCGGCGCTGGAGCGAGCTGGTCATCGGCCTCAGCTACGCCTGGGAGGGCCAGGTGCTGCTGGCCGAGCAACTGCTGCGGCCCGCCGTGGCGGGCGCCGAGGCCGAGCTGGGCCGGCGCCACCGCTTCAGCTGCAACCTGGCTGCGCTGCTCGCCGCGGTGGCCTGGGATCGCGACCTGCCGGGCGACGCTGCGACGCTGCTGGCCGACCGCCTCGACGTGCTGGAGCACAGCGGCCTGCCGGAATCGCTGCTGCTGGCCTATCGGACCGCCGCGCGCATCGCGGCGGCCGAAGGCGCCGAACACCGCGCGCTGGAACTGCTGACCGCATTGGACGCGGTCGGCGCCGCGCGGCGCCTGCCGCGGCTGCGCATCGCCAGCCTCGCCGAGCAGGTGCGCCTGCACGCGCAGCGCCACCGCGCCCAGACCTGCCGCGAACTGTGCGAGCGCATCGACGCACAACTGGCCGACCCCGCGCTGCCGCAGGGCCCGCTCTGGCGGCGCGGCGTGGAGACGCTGCGCGACGTGGCCCGCGCCCATGCGGCCATTGCGACGCGCGACTGGCCGGACGCCCTCGCGCAGCTGGCGCGTGCCGACGACCAGGCCCGCCAGCGCAAGCAGGGCGGCCTGCACATCGAGCTGCTCGGCCTGCGCGCGCTGGCGCAAGAGCGCTGCGGCCAGCCCTCGCAGGCGCTGCTGCGCGAAGCGATGGACCTGGCGCGCGCCTACGGGCTGCAGCGCGTGTTCTCCGACGCGCACCCCGACCTCGGCGCCTGGGTCGGCACGCTCGCGGCCGAGAGCGCGCAGCCCGAGATCACGGTCGCCAGCGCCGCCGCGCCGCCGCCCGCGCTCCCCGCGACGCACGGCGCGGTGCTCACGCCCAAGGAGGGCGAGGTGCTGTCGCTGCTGGCCCGCAACCTGTCGAACAAGGAAATCGGACGCGCCATGCAGGTGGGCGAGACCACCATCAAGTGGCACGTCAAGAATCTGTTCGCCAAGCTGGATGCCGGCACCCGCACGCAGGTGGTCCAGCGCGCGCGCATCCTGGGACTGCTCGGCCCCGAGCGCTGA
- a CDS encoding Bug family tripartite tricarboxylate transporter substrate binding protein: protein MTLLPRLASLTMAVAAALYAPAGFAFIDKPVHLIVPAPPGGTIDVIARIIGDQLAQEIKQPVVVENKPGAGGAIAVKYMLSQPADGQTLMVTASNVLSEIPHVMKTGFDPLKDVKPVGIMARSALLFIAAPQFPAKDAKEAIAYVKAHPGQVSYASYSAGTASHYAGAILNQKAQLDMQHVPFAGSAPALAQVMGGQIPLMFDGTVTSKNLVAGGRVRLLGVAYKTRLPDFPNVPTMAEIGYPDLNFSNWTGVIASSQMPATLIEKIHAVLEKVAATPAFRGRLVSAGFEPVGPRSLEQAATELREEHGRNAEIVKSFGIQLN from the coding sequence ATGACACTTCTTCCGCGCCTCGCTTCTCTGACGATGGCCGTTGCCGCCGCGCTGTACGCGCCAGCCGGCTTCGCCTTCATCGACAAGCCGGTTCACCTGATCGTGCCCGCGCCGCCGGGCGGCACCATCGACGTGATCGCGCGCATCATCGGCGACCAGTTGGCGCAGGAGATCAAGCAGCCCGTCGTGGTCGAGAACAAGCCCGGCGCGGGCGGTGCGATCGCCGTCAAGTACATGCTCTCGCAGCCCGCCGACGGGCAGACGCTGATGGTGACGGCCAGCAACGTGCTGTCCGAGATTCCCCACGTGATGAAGACCGGTTTCGACCCGCTGAAGGACGTGAAGCCGGTCGGCATCATGGCGCGCTCGGCGCTGCTGTTCATCGCGGCGCCGCAGTTTCCGGCCAAGGACGCCAAGGAGGCCATCGCCTACGTGAAGGCGCATCCGGGGCAGGTGTCGTACGCCTCGTACAGCGCGGGCACCGCCTCGCACTACGCAGGCGCGATCCTGAACCAGAAGGCGCAGCTCGACATGCAGCACGTGCCCTTCGCCGGCTCGGCGCCCGCGCTGGCGCAGGTCATGGGCGGGCAGATTCCGCTCATGTTCGACGGCACGGTCACCTCGAAGAACCTGGTCGCCGGCGGACGGGTGCGCCTGCTGGGCGTGGCCTACAAGACGCGCCTGCCGGACTTTCCGAACGTGCCGACGATGGCGGAGATCGGCTACCCCGACCTGAACTTCAGCAACTGGACCGGCGTGATCGCCTCGTCGCAGATGCCCGCCACGCTGATCGAAAAGATCCATGCGGTGCTCGAGAAAGTCGCCGCCACCCCGGCCTTCCGCGGGCGCCTCGTGAGCGCCGGCTTCGAGCCGGTCGGTCCGCGCTCGCTGGAGCAGGCCGCGACCGAACTGCGCGAAGAGCACGGCCGCAACGCCGAGATCGTGAAGAGCTTCGGCATCCAGCTGAACTGA
- a CDS encoding 3-(methylthio)propionyl-CoA ligase, which yields MNGLMMDRPLLISSLLTHAETQHGEQEIVSRRVEGDLHRTTYRALGQRARQLANALAALGVAHGDRVATLAWNGHRHMELYYAVSGSGAVLHTLNPRLHPDQVRWIVDHAEDRVLCFDLSFLPLVEAIAPHVATVKAFVAMSDRAHMPASSAIPNLLCYEDLLDAQSPRFEWPDFDERTASSLCYTSGTTGNPKGVLYSHRSTVLHSYAAALPDALNCASADTILPVVPMFHVNAWGLPYIACMVGAKLVFPGPSLDGKSLHDLFEAEGVTVSAGVPTVWQGLLTHVESHGLKFSTMRRTIVGGSACPPAMMRAFQERHGVQVLHAWGMTEMSPLGTAGALKPAHHALDAEQRLAIQSKQGRAVYGVEMKIVDADGTALPHDGRSAGELMVRGPWILSRYFKGEGDGPLVNGWFPTGDVSTIDADGFMQITDRSKDVIKSGGEWIGSIDLENIAMAHPAVAMAACIAARHPKWDERPLLVVVRKPGQALARDELLRFYDGKIAKWWTPDDVVFVDSIPLGATGKVQKNLLRDAWRDHLLDEDKHNKQETRP from the coding sequence ATGAACGGATTGATGATGGATCGGCCGCTGCTGATCTCCTCCCTGCTGACGCACGCGGAAACCCAGCACGGCGAACAGGAGATCGTCTCGCGCCGCGTCGAAGGCGACCTGCACCGCACCACCTACCGCGCGCTGGGCCAGCGCGCGCGCCAGCTGGCCAATGCGCTGGCGGCACTGGGCGTCGCGCACGGCGACCGCGTGGCCACGCTGGCCTGGAACGGCCACCGCCACATGGAGCTGTACTACGCGGTCTCGGGCTCCGGTGCCGTGCTGCACACGCTGAACCCGCGCCTGCACCCGGACCAGGTGCGCTGGATCGTCGATCACGCGGAAGACCGCGTGCTGTGCTTCGACCTGAGCTTCCTGCCGCTGGTCGAGGCCATCGCCCCGCACGTGGCCACCGTGAAGGCCTTCGTCGCGATGTCCGACCGGGCGCACATGCCCGCGTCTTCGGCGATCCCGAACCTGCTGTGCTACGAGGACCTGCTCGACGCGCAATCGCCCCGCTTCGAGTGGCCGGATTTCGACGAACGCACCGCCTCGTCGCTGTGCTACACCTCGGGCACCACCGGCAACCCCAAGGGCGTGCTGTACAGCCACCGCTCCACGGTGCTGCACAGCTACGCGGCGGCCCTGCCCGACGCGCTCAACTGCGCCAGCGCCGACACCATCCTGCCCGTGGTGCCGATGTTCCATGTGAACGCCTGGGGCCTGCCGTACATCGCATGCATGGTGGGCGCCAAGCTGGTGTTCCCCGGCCCGTCGCTCGACGGCAAGTCGCTGCACGACCTGTTCGAAGCCGAGGGCGTGACCGTCTCCGCCGGCGTGCCCACCGTGTGGCAGGGCCTGCTGACGCACGTGGAAAGCCACGGCCTGAAGTTCTCGACCATGCGCCGCACCATCGTCGGCGGCTCGGCCTGCCCGCCCGCGATGATGCGCGCCTTCCAGGAGCGCCACGGCGTGCAGGTGCTGCATGCCTGGGGCATGACCGAGATGAGCCCGCTGGGCACCGCCGGCGCGCTCAAGCCCGCGCACCATGCGCTCGACGCCGAACAGCGCCTGGCCATCCAGTCGAAGCAGGGCCGCGCGGTGTACGGCGTCGAGATGAAGATCGTCGACGCCGACGGCACCGCCCTGCCCCACGACGGCCGCAGCGCGGGCGAACTGATGGTGCGCGGCCCGTGGATCCTCTCGCGCTACTTCAAGGGCGAAGGCGACGGTCCGCTGGTGAACGGCTGGTTTCCCACCGGCGACGTGTCCACCATCGACGCCGACGGCTTCATGCAGATCACCGACCGCAGCAAGGACGTGATCAAGTCCGGCGGCGAGTGGATCGGCTCGATCGACTTGGAGAACATCGCGATGGCCCACCCCGCCGTGGCGATGGCCGCCTGCATCGCGGCGCGCCATCCGAAGTGGGACGAGCGGCCGCTGCTGGTGGTGGTGCGCAAGCCCGGGCAGGCGCTCGCGCGCGACGAACTGCTGCGCTTCTACGACGGCAAGATCGCCAAGTGGTGGACGCCGGACGACGTGGTGTTCGTCGACAGCATCCCGCTCGGCGCGACCGGCAAGGTGCAGAAGAACCTGCTGAGAGACGCCTGGCGCGACCATCTGCTGGACGAAGACAAACACAACAAGCAGGAGACAAGACCATGA
- a CDS encoding 3-keto-5-aminohexanoate cleavage protein has translation MNFLDGHLFPENQQPLIITAAPYAPSWVPADFPEDIPVTMEQQIQKAVDCYNAGATVLHLHVRELDGKGSKRLSKFNELIAGVRARVPEMIIQVGGSISFAPESEGAAAKWLSDDTRHMLAELEPTPDQVTVTINTSQMNVVEHWEDADVKGTSMEDPEVYRAYKEMTVPAQPGWAEEHIRRLSKAGIQSAFQCYNINSFDSVERLMRRGVYKGPLVMNWVAIGGGMDVPNIYSLANFVRAVPDGAVLTVESSMRNVLPVNMMGIAMGLHVRCGIEDNLWNQSRSGKIGTVAQVEQLVQISRQFGRPIATAKQAREISRIGVFYDTAEESLLANGFAPNRNGGQQGFLRKAA, from the coding sequence ATGAACTTTCTCGACGGCCATCTGTTCCCCGAAAACCAGCAGCCGCTGATCATCACCGCCGCGCCCTACGCGCCGTCGTGGGTGCCCGCCGACTTCCCCGAGGACATCCCGGTCACGATGGAGCAGCAGATCCAGAAGGCGGTCGATTGCTACAACGCCGGCGCCACCGTGCTGCACCTGCATGTACGCGAACTCGACGGCAAGGGCAGCAAGCGGCTGTCCAAGTTCAACGAGCTGATCGCCGGCGTGCGCGCACGCGTGCCCGAAATGATCATTCAGGTGGGCGGCTCGATCAGCTTCGCGCCCGAGAGCGAAGGCGCCGCTGCCAAGTGGCTGTCGGACGACACGCGCCACATGCTGGCCGAGCTGGAGCCCACGCCCGACCAGGTGACGGTGACCATCAACACCTCGCAGATGAACGTGGTCGAGCACTGGGAAGACGCCGACGTCAAGGGCACCTCGATGGAAGACCCCGAGGTCTACCGCGCCTACAAGGAAATGACGGTGCCGGCGCAGCCGGGCTGGGCCGAGGAGCACATCCGCCGCCTCAGCAAGGCCGGCATCCAGAGCGCCTTCCAGTGCTACAACATCAACAGCTTCGACTCGGTCGAACGGCTGATGCGCCGCGGCGTCTACAAGGGCCCGCTGGTGATGAACTGGGTGGCCATCGGCGGCGGCATGGACGTGCCCAACATCTACAGCCTGGCCAACTTCGTGCGTGCGGTGCCCGACGGCGCGGTGCTCACGGTGGAAAGCTCCATGCGCAACGTGCTGCCCGTGAACATGATGGGCATCGCCATGGGCCTGCACGTGCGCTGCGGCATCGAGGACAACCTCTGGAACCAGTCGCGCTCCGGGAAGATAGGCACGGTGGCGCAGGTCGAGCAGCTGGTGCAGATCTCGCGGCAGTTCGGTCGCCCGATCGCCACGGCCAAGCAGGCGCGCGAGATCTCCAGGATCGGCGTCTTCTACGACACGGCAGAAGAATCGCTGCTGGCCAACGGCTTCGCGCCCAACCGCAACGGCGGCCAGCAGGGCTTCCTGCGCAAGGCGGCCTGA